The Mesorhizobium sp. B2-8-5 genome segment ACCGGAGCGTCGGCCGCCGGTTTCTGCCGGTCAGACTTCTGCTTGTCGTCCACGTTCATGGCGACCATCGGCTCGTCCGGCAGCGGCTGCCAGTTGCGGCCGCGCTTCTCATAGAAGGCGTTGCCGCCGGCAACCATGGTGTAATGCATGTTCTTGTAGGGGAAGCGCAGGCCGGCGGTGTGGAAATACATCGTGTTCTTGAGCTTGGCCTTGCGTTCGCCTCTCAGCACCGCATCGGCTGCCTCCTCGACATCCGGCAGGGCCTTCGAGTTCATCGGCCGAGTCATGACGCCCGGAGCAAACTGGCCTGGCTCGCCGACAACCTGACAGATGGTGTTGCCGTGCTGGCCCGAGCGAAGCCGGTTCATGACGACCGTGCCGACCGCGATCATGCCGTCGCGGCTCGACCGGTTGGACTCGAAGAACATAGCCCTTTGCAAGCATTCCTTGTCCTTCAGCGAATGGCTGGAGGAACGCGTGAGGAAGCTCGGCGTAAGGGCATCGGTCAGACCCGACATGCCATGCGAGGAAGTGGTCTGGCTGCAGCCGGCCAGGAGCAAGGGGGAAGTGACGATGCCGATAAGCAGCAGCGGCGTCTTCCATCGCGTCGCGATCACCAAAAAAGCCTCATGTCCAGATGCCAGCCCGCCCCGAGATGTGGCAAGAATGAGACTCTTTCGGGCAAAAAGATGGCTAGAAGGTTAGCAACTTCTGGACTTGGGTAAAACTTTATGAATGTCGCGAAATGTGCCCGTGAGCATTGCCGGCAAAATAGTTAATATTGCAGCCCGGACTCAATTTCCGTTCATAATCAATTAACTGGCACACACGGCCTCAGAACGGCAATTTCATTCCGGGCGGGATCGGCAAGCCTGCCGTGAGCGCCTTGGTCTTCTCCTGCATGATCTGCTCGACCTTATTTTTGGCGTCATTGTGGGCGGCCAGGATGAGGTCCTCGAGGATCTCGGCTTCGTCCGCCTTGATCAAAGACGGATCGATCTTCAGCGTCTTCATTTCGAACTTGCCGGAAAGCGTGATGCTGACCAGACCGCCGCCGGCCTGGCCGGTGGCTTCAAGCGTGGCGATCTCGTCCTGCATGGCCTGGAACTTGGCCTGCATTTCCTTCGCCTTGCCCATAAGGCCGAGAAGATCTTTCATCGGTTGGTCCTCTAAAAATGTTTCAGGTCTCGTCGTCATCGGCCGCCGGCTCGACCGGCAGGTCGGCCTCGGCTTCTTCCACGTCCGGCACGTCCGGGATGCGCACATCGATGATCTTGGCGCCAGGGAAACGGGCGAGTATGGCCGCGACAGTCGGGTCGCTCTTGGCGTCGGAGAAGGCGTTCTCGCGCTTCGTCGTCTCCATCTCGGCCAATGTCTGGCCGCCCTCTTCCTTCGACAGCGACACCAGCCAGTTGCGGCCGGTCCAGGCGCGCAGCTTGGCGGTGAGGTCGTTGAGCAGCATCTTCGGCGCGTCGTCGGTCAAGGTGACGTCGAGCCGGCCGGGCTCGATGCGAACCGGCCGCACGCAGCGTTTCAGCAGCACCTTGAAGGCCATGTCGCGATTGGCGTCGGCAAGCGCGACGATGTCGGCCAGCGATTTGACCGGAACGACGGGCGCCTCGGCGACCGGCTCCGGCGCCGGAACGAAGGCGGCGGGCACGGGCTGCGTTTCGACCAGGCGCATCGTCTGGGCACCGCCACCGGTGGAAGCAGGCATCCGGGTCTGCGCGACGGGGCTCGCGCCACCGCCATTGCCGGCCGGCGCTCCGTTGGCGCGCGGCGCACCATTCGGCAGCGGGCCCGCGCCCTCCAGCGATTTCAGCGCCTCGTCCAGCGTCGGCAGGTCGGCGGCGTGCGCCAGCCTGATCAGCACCATTTCGCCGGCGCTGACCGGGCGGTTGGAGGACTGCACCTCGGGAATGCCCTTGAGCAGCATCTGCCAGGTCCGCGACAGCACGCGCACCGAAAGCGTGCCGGCGAATTCGGCACCGCGCCGACGCTCGTCCTCGGAAAGCGACGCATCGTCGGCGGCTGCCGGCACGAAGCGCAGGCGGGTGACGAGGTGGTTGAACTCGGCAAGATCGGTAAGCACGGCGGCCGGATCGGCGCCGGTGTCGTATTGCGCGCGGAACTCGGCGAGCGCGGCCGCCACGTCGCCCTTCATGACATGCTCGAACAGGTCGATGATGCGGGCGCGGTCGGCAAGGCCGAGCATGGCGCGCACCGCCTCGGCGCTCACCGTGCCGCTGCCGTGGGCGATCGCCTGGTCGAGGATGGAAAGCGAATCGCGCGCCGAGCCTTCGGCGGCCCGCGCGATCATCGCCAGGGCCTCGTCGTCGACGGCAATGCCTTCCTTGGCAGCGATCGAGGACAGATGCCCGACCAGCGCGCTGGCATCGATGCGCCTCAGATCGAAGCGCTGGCAGCGCGACAGCACCGTTATCGGCACCTTGCGGATCTCGGTGGTGGCAAAGATGAATTTGACGTGCGGCGGCGGCTCTTCCAGCGTCTTCAGGAGGCCGTTGAAGGCCTGCGTGGAGAGCATGTGCACTTCGTCGATGATGTAGACCTTGTAGCGTGCCGAGACCGGCGCGTAGCGGACGCGGTCGATGATGTCCCTGATGTCGTCGATGCCGGTGTGAGAGGCGGCATCCATCTCGATGACGTCGACATGGCGTCCTTCCATGATCGCCTGGCAATGCTCGCCGGGGATCGAAAGGTCGACGGAGGGCTGATCGACGGTCGCCGTTTTGTAGTTCAGTGCCCGCGCCAGGATGCGCGCGGTCGTCGTCTTGCCGACACCGCGCACGCCGGTCAGCATCCAGGCCTGGGCGATGCGGCCGGTGGCAAAGGCGTTGGTCAGTGTGCGGACCATCGGCTCCTGGCCGATCAGCTCGGAGAAATTCGAAGGGCGATATTTGCGCGCCAGGACGCGATAAGCGGCGGCCTTACCTGTTTCCAGGCTTTCTGGCCCCAAATTTCCGGCTTCGCTCATTCGCCGCCAAAGCTCCCAGGACCGCGACGGAAGGCGGCCGATTCCTACGCATAGTCTCGCCCGCACGGCTCGGGGCCGTCAATGTCGCGGGAGAAAGGCGAAGAGGTGGGAGGCTGGAACAATGACCCGTTCCGGGCTCGTTAGGGCTGCTTCCTTCCGGACCTGACCCGGTTGGCGAGTGGATCGTCCACCACCAACCTCCCGCGTTCCATATCGGCAATTCGGCGGCGAAATGCAAGGGCCGAGCCGGAACCCATGACCACATCGAAGGCGGAAAGTCCTTCAAATCGATGGCGGCGGTCAATGAATCGCTTGCAGCCACCTTGCCGCCGCTCTAGCGTCCCGGGTTTGGAAAATGCTTACAAAATAACAAAAGTGAAGGAAACG includes the following:
- a CDS encoding YbaB/EbfC family nucleoid-associated protein produces the protein MKDLLGLMGKAKEMQAKFQAMQDEIATLEATGQAGGGLVSITLSGKFEMKTLKIDPSLIKADEAEILEDLILAAHNDAKNKVEQIMQEKTKALTAGLPIPPGMKLPF
- a CDS encoding cell wall hydrolase, which translates into the protein MIATRWKTPLLLIGIVTSPLLLAGCSQTTSSHGMSGLTDALTPSFLTRSSSHSLKDKECLQRAMFFESNRSSRDGMIAVGTVVMNRLRSGQHGNTICQVVGEPGQFAPGVMTRPMNSKALPDVEEAADAVLRGERKAKLKNTMYFHTAGLRFPYKNMHYTMVAGGNAFYEKRGRNWQPLPDEPMVAMNVDDKQKSDRQKPAADAPVLVASAEPIVKTIVRPDPAKQAALATAARTEDASAEQTYVTASVAPSAKSGRLAQKQMVVAMQEPMAEPDASRFGGTLKGRYITSVPNAPQEAAMGFQSTPENTDAIGAMIVSQDRPLEAN
- a CDS encoding DNA polymerase III subunit gamma/tau; amino-acid sequence: MSEAGNLGPESLETGKAAAYRVLARKYRPSNFSELIGQEPMVRTLTNAFATGRIAQAWMLTGVRGVGKTTTARILARALNYKTATVDQPSVDLSIPGEHCQAIMEGRHVDVIEMDAASHTGIDDIRDIIDRVRYAPVSARYKVYIIDEVHMLSTQAFNGLLKTLEEPPPHVKFIFATTEIRKVPITVLSRCQRFDLRRIDASALVGHLSSIAAKEGIAVDDEALAMIARAAEGSARDSLSILDQAIAHGSGTVSAEAVRAMLGLADRARIIDLFEHVMKGDVAAALAEFRAQYDTGADPAAVLTDLAEFNHLVTRLRFVPAAADDASLSEDERRRGAEFAGTLSVRVLSRTWQMLLKGIPEVQSSNRPVSAGEMVLIRLAHAADLPTLDEALKSLEGAGPLPNGAPRANGAPAGNGGGASPVAQTRMPASTGGGAQTMRLVETQPVPAAFVPAPEPVAEAPVVPVKSLADIVALADANRDMAFKVLLKRCVRPVRIEPGRLDVTLTDDAPKMLLNDLTAKLRAWTGRNWLVSLSKEEGGQTLAEMETTKRENAFSDAKSDPTVAAILARFPGAKIIDVRIPDVPDVEEAEADLPVEPAADDDET